The window CAGTGAAATCGACCTGCAGCGCTGGATGAACGAACAGGAAGCTCACTTCAACAGCGACCTTGGCTTTTTCATCCGTTTCTCTCATATGATCAGGCTTCACGAACTCGGCGCTGGCAATGGTAATTTCATGAGCTTCGGTCATCCCCATTTACCAAACCAGGCCCCCGGAACTCATGTTCAACCAGGCAATGAACATGACTCCGGTATACACACCGACTCCTCCAATACCCTCGGCATTGACACTCATTTTGGAGCTGGGGTCATAATCGACAACATTTTTCACCCTTTTGACCAAAGCAAGATCAGCGAACACGTGGCCTATTCCCATTTCAAGGACTATAACGGTGGCAGACATCCTTCCGAAGGGATTACTGATCCTGTAACTGCGCGCTATGAAAAAGTGAAATATTCGTATGCCAAAGCGCCACGCTACGATGAGTTGCCCGTCGAAACAGGGCCGCTGGCTCACATGCTGGTGAGCAGGAATCCGCTCTTTACCGATATTGCCAGATCACGGGGCCCAAATGTCTACCTGCGCGAGATGGCCCGTATTGTCAGGCCCGCCATACTGCTGCCAAAAATGCACACATGGCTTGAGCAGATTGACGCCAAAGCCCCCTATTACACTACCGTCGGTTCCATACCAGATGGTAAAGGTCACGGGCTCATCGGTGCCAGTCGGGGAGCACTTGGTCACTGGGTTGAAATAGAGAACTCGCGCATAAAACGATATCAGATTATCACCCCGACCAGCTGGAATGGTTCACCACGGGACCAAAACAGCATTCCTGGCCCCTGGGAAAGTGCGGTTATCGGAACCTCTATAGAAAATAGAGACAACCCTATCGAGGTAGAACATATTATCCGCTCTTTTGACCCTTGCCAGTCCTGCTCGGTCCATACCGCTCAAAAGGCCAAAAGGTAGGACATTCGCCTATGCGTATCCGCATAATCTGTATAGGAAACAGATTCTTCCAACCGGATAGCGGTGGTCCCCGTGTTCACGATATACTGCTTGGAATGGAGTTCCCTGCTGCGGTGGAATGTATTGATGGTGGGTTACATGGGCTCAACCTACTGCTATTGCTTGAGGACGTAGACCACGTCATCTTTGTAGATTCTGTTGAAGGCTTTCTGCCGGAAGAAGTGAATGAAGGAGTGGTCATTGTTGAAGATCCGGTATTTGACCTGGAATACCAGGAAAATCACGACCACAACTCAGGCCTGGCATACTTGTTACGCACTGCTCCACTCGTAGTCGAATCTGCCATGCCGGGAATCTATCTGGTAGGGGTGGAGGGTTTTCCAAGTTCAAGGCTCTGCGAAGAAGCTGCCCGAAAATGCCGGATACTTGCCCTGACTCTCCTCAAATCCACAGCAATAAAGGCATAAACTCAAGGCAGGGTGTAGTGACCGAGACCTCACCTCGATATTTCATGTTGAGATGAGTAACTGCCCCATCGCTTTACACATAAATAGAATATGGACAAGGAACTCAAAGACAAG of the Desulfosediminicola ganghwensis genome contains:
- a CDS encoding nickel-dependent hydrogenase large subunit, producing the protein MNRTASSVINMPINRVQGDLELALEVQANKVTNAWSSSTLYRGFENMLKGRGARDGLVITPRVCALCSTAHLFAAVTALEQICDVTPPNNAILVRNICLLAEHVQSDIRHGVLSFFKDFMNPAYAGLPLYEEACRRYASLRGESVIETIRMTKKILEVVAIFGGQWPNSSFMVPGGIAGIPSFNDLVSCQYIVNLFRSWYEQRILGCTIERWSEVRSEIDLQRWMNEQEAHFNSDLGFFIRFSHMIRLHELGAGNGNFMSFGHPHLPNQAPGTHVQPGNEHDSGIHTDSSNTLGIDTHFGAGVIIDNIFHPFDQSKISEHVAYSHFKDYNGGRHPSEGITDPVTARYEKVKYSYAKAPRYDELPVETGPLAHMLVSRNPLFTDIARSRGPNVYLREMARIVRPAILLPKMHTWLEQIDAKAPYYTTVGSIPDGKGHGLIGASRGALGHWVEIENSRIKRYQIITPTSWNGSPRDQNSIPGPWESAVIGTSIENRDNPIEVEHIIRSFDPCQSCSVHTAQKAKR